The Apium graveolens cultivar Ventura chromosome 6, ASM990537v1, whole genome shotgun sequence genome contains a region encoding:
- the LOC141664054 gene encoding uncharacterized protein LOC141664054, translating to MDSSMDTDSETVMVINKNEAEGFDKPKRERHWKTPSQVDALEAAFTAAMYPSLAEMDELAEKIGLSESQVRMWFYHRRMKNKKEGSRKKSSTVSKKKRRMITYSSNDESESDTESDDDQLGRVSPGEFGQPSNATALTDHWGGSGTSDGRIGKSSKLKNIKLEYTPPEEAQSPHSQSLMKSTCLESHFFAHSRRASEENETSKKSLSNLEAELDDVQKKVQSAKKEVKDLKSKLEKDDLIASWRSEVTSLKAELAAAKVEKNSAAERFKEKIKAKNQEIEDLRRQLATERARHKEEKEEAYARFGKDVVALIGKFKAAA from the exons ATGGATTCATCAATGGATACTGATTCAGAAACAGTGATGGTTATTAAtaagaatgaagctgagggtttcGACAAGCCCAAACGCGAACGTCACTGGAAAACCCCTTCTCAAGTGGATGCTTTGGAGGCAGCCTTCACTG CTGCGATGTACCCGAGTTTGGCTGAAATGGATGAACTTGCGGAGAAAATAGGGTTGTCAGAGAGCCAAGTACGGATGTGGTTTTACCACAGAAGAATGAAGAATAAGAAGGAAGGTTCAAGAAAGAAGTCTTCAACAGTTTCGAAGAAAAAGAGGAGGATGATCACTTATTCGAGTAATGATGAATCAGAATCGGATACAGAGTCGGACGATGATCAGCTTGGCAGAGTTTCTCCTGGTGAATTTGGACAGCCTTCAAATGCAACAG CGTTGACTGATCATTGGGGAGGTTCTGGTACTTCTGATGGTAGGATAGGCAAAAGCTCTAAgcttaaaaatatcaaattggaATATACCCCTCCTGAAGAGGCTCAAAGTCCGCATTCTCAAAGTTTGATGAAGTCTACTTGCCTTGAATCACACTTCTTTGCTCACTCCCGAAGAGCGAGTGAGGAGAACGAGACATCGAAGAAGAGCCTCAGCAACCTCGAGGCCGAGCTTGACGATGTGCAGAAGAAAGTACAGAGTGCTAAGAAAGAGGTTAAAGATCTTAAGAGCAAGTTGGAGAAAGATGATTTGATTGCTTCTTGGAGATCTGAGGTCACTTCCCTTAAAGCAGAACTTGCTGCTGCAAAGGTAGAAAAAAATTCTGCAGCTGAACGCTTTAAAGAGAAGATTAAAGCGAAGAACCAAGAGATCGAAGACCTTCGTCGGCAACTAGCGACTGAGCGTGCACGGCATAAGGAAGAGAAAGAGGAGGCATATGCTCGATTTGGCAAGGATGTCGTTGCCTTGATTGGGAAGTTCAAAGCTGCAGCCTGA